A window of Amycolatopsis australiensis contains these coding sequences:
- a CDS encoding NUDIX hydrolase — protein sequence MSLHADAVATLSAWRPDLAAQESLRQAFLGFLAARPDSCRRSCEAGHLTASAVVLDHTGTQVLLTLHPRVGRWLQLGGHCEPSDVSLAAAALREATEESGIAGLRIGDAPVHLDVHPITCSLGVPTRHFDVRFAVHAPPGASPVRSEESDDLRWWPVDALPAGSEDLADLVKAAIPVGAGH from the coding sequence GTGAGCCTGCACGCGGACGCCGTCGCGACGCTTTCCGCGTGGCGGCCGGATCTTGCCGCCCAGGAGTCGCTGCGCCAGGCGTTCCTCGGGTTCCTCGCGGCGCGCCCGGACTCGTGCCGTCGATCGTGCGAGGCCGGGCACCTCACGGCGTCGGCGGTGGTTCTGGACCACACCGGGACGCAGGTGCTGCTGACACTGCACCCGCGCGTCGGGCGGTGGCTGCAGCTGGGCGGCCACTGCGAACCATCGGACGTCTCGCTGGCAGCCGCGGCGCTGCGGGAGGCGACCGAGGAGTCCGGCATCGCCGGGCTGCGGATCGGGGACGCGCCGGTGCACCTGGACGTCCACCCGATCACGTGCTCGCTCGGCGTGCCGACACGGCACTTCGACGTCCGCTTCGCGGTGCACGCCCCGCCGGGCGCGTCGCCGGTGCGCAGCGAAGAGTCCGACGACCTGCGGTGGTGGCCGGTGGACGCGCTCCCGGCGGGTTCGGAAGATCTCGCCGATCTGGTGAAAGCGGCGATTCCTGTCGGTGCCGGGCACTAG
- a CDS encoding GntR family transcriptional regulator, which yields MIVPFDSSSPVPPFEQVRSGLATRINDRSLPVGTKLPTVRRLAADLGIAPNTVARAYRELEEAGLIETRGRAGSFVAAAGDQSRGRAQQAAAEYAKTTRKLGLDAAEALSIVRAALEEGTG from the coding sequence GTGATCGTCCCCTTCGACAGCAGTTCGCCGGTGCCGCCGTTCGAACAGGTTCGCTCGGGGCTGGCGACGCGCATCAACGACCGCAGCCTGCCGGTCGGTACGAAGCTGCCGACGGTCCGCCGGCTGGCGGCCGACCTGGGCATCGCCCCGAACACGGTGGCGCGTGCGTACCGCGAGCTGGAGGAAGCGGGCCTGATCGAGACAAGAGGCCGGGCAGGAAGCTTCGTGGCGGCAGCGGGCGACCAGAGCCGCGGCCGCGCCCAGCAGGCGGCAGCGGAGTACGCGAAGACAACCCGCAAGCTGGGTTTGGACGCCGCCGAGGCGCTGTCGATCGTCCGCGCGGCACTGGAGGAAGGCACAGGCTGA
- a CDS encoding DNA-3-methyladenine glycosylase family protein — MFWRPAFEVDLGRVLSPLKRGRGSLNIFDDDRGVTWLASNTPDGPGTLALRRLTDGRIEAAAWGDGKDRLLSGVPALLGAEDDDSEFVAHHDVVARARREHPGLRLGRTGVVWDWLVLAVLEQKVAGKEAIRSWAELCRRFGARPPGPAPERLRLPPTPVTLRSLPDWHWHRAGVDIKRRTTLLNAARVAGHLERAVELGGLAGRHWLRRVPGIGVWTAAEIAQRAWGDPDAVSFGDYNIPSMVGHAVLGVQLDDAGMAEVLAPYAPQRQRAVRYLETAGHRRPRFGPRIELRDYRAM; from the coding sequence ATGTTCTGGCGTCCGGCGTTCGAGGTCGACTTGGGCAGGGTCCTGAGTCCGCTGAAGCGCGGCCGCGGATCGCTCAACATCTTCGACGACGACCGCGGCGTCACCTGGCTCGCGTCGAACACCCCGGACGGCCCGGGAACGCTGGCGCTGCGTCGCCTGACGGACGGCCGCATCGAGGCGGCGGCCTGGGGTGACGGGAAGGATCGCCTGCTCAGCGGCGTCCCGGCGTTACTGGGAGCCGAGGACGACGACTCGGAGTTCGTCGCGCACCACGACGTCGTCGCGCGCGCCCGGCGGGAGCACCCGGGGCTGCGGCTGGGCCGGACCGGGGTGGTGTGGGACTGGCTGGTGCTGGCGGTGCTGGAGCAGAAGGTGGCGGGCAAGGAGGCGATCCGCTCGTGGGCGGAGCTGTGCCGCCGCTTCGGCGCGCGCCCACCGGGACCGGCACCGGAGCGGCTGCGCCTACCGCCGACGCCGGTGACGCTGAGGTCGTTGCCGGACTGGCACTGGCACCGCGCGGGCGTCGACATCAAGCGCCGGACGACCCTGCTGAACGCGGCGCGCGTGGCGGGGCACCTGGAGCGCGCGGTCGAGCTGGGCGGCCTGGCGGGCAGGCATTGGCTGCGCCGGGTACCGGGAATCGGAGTGTGGACGGCGGCGGAGATCGCCCAGCGCGCCTGGGGCGACCCGGATGCCGTCAGCTTCGGCGACTACAACATCCCGTCGATGGTGGGGCACGCGGTGCTGGGCGTGCAGCTGGACGACGCCGGCATGGCGGAGGTGCTGGCGCCGTACGCGCCGCAGCGCCAGCGAGCGGTGCGGTACCTCGAGACGGCGGGTCACCGGCGGCCGCGCTTCGGGCCCCGCATCGAGTTGCGCGACTACCGGGCTATGTGA
- a CDS encoding sugar phosphate nucleotidyltransferase, whose product MTSEVEVDAVVLVGGKGTRLRPLTLSAPKPMLPTAGTPYLSHLFSRIREAGIRHVVLGTSYRAEVFEEYFGDGKSIGLELEYVVEEEPLDTAGAIRNVYDRLRAEHVIVFNGDILSGADLGEQLRVHRESAADVTLHLQRVPDPSRFGSVPTDETGRVEAFLEKTPNPPTDQINAGCYVFRRPVIEAIPAGRRVSVERETFPQLLEQGAHIQGFIDASYWLDVGTPEAFVRGSADLVRGVAPTSALPGRPGDFLVLDGASVAEDAQLCGGSTIGVAAVVGSGAKIDGSVLFDGAAVSEGAVVERSVLGHGARVGAGAVLRGVVLGDGVSVGAGCELLDGARVWPDTVLPDGSVRFSSDA is encoded by the coding sequence GTGACGTCCGAGGTAGAGGTCGACGCCGTCGTGCTGGTCGGGGGCAAGGGCACGCGCCTGAGGCCATTGACCCTGTCGGCGCCGAAGCCGATGCTCCCGACCGCCGGGACGCCCTACCTGAGCCACCTGTTCTCCCGCATCCGCGAGGCCGGCATCCGGCACGTCGTGCTCGGCACGAGCTACCGGGCGGAGGTGTTCGAGGAGTACTTCGGCGACGGCAAGTCGATCGGCCTGGAGCTGGAGTACGTCGTCGAGGAGGAGCCGCTCGACACCGCGGGCGCGATCCGGAACGTCTACGACAGGCTGCGCGCCGAGCATGTGATCGTCTTCAACGGCGACATCCTCTCCGGCGCCGACCTGGGCGAGCAGCTGCGCGTGCACCGGGAGTCCGCGGCCGACGTCACGCTGCACCTGCAGCGCGTGCCCGACCCGAGCCGGTTCGGCTCGGTGCCGACCGACGAGACCGGCCGCGTCGAGGCGTTCCTCGAGAAGACGCCGAACCCGCCGACCGACCAGATCAACGCCGGCTGCTACGTCTTCCGCCGCCCGGTGATCGAGGCCATCCCGGCGGGGCGGCGCGTGTCGGTCGAGCGCGAGACGTTCCCGCAGCTGCTGGAGCAGGGCGCGCACATCCAGGGCTTCATCGACGCGTCGTACTGGCTGGACGTCGGCACGCCGGAGGCGTTCGTGCGCGGCTCGGCCGACCTGGTGCGGGGGGTGGCGCCGACGTCGGCGCTGCCCGGCCGTCCCGGCGACTTCCTCGTGCTGGACGGCGCGTCCGTCGCCGAAGACGCCCAGCTCTGCGGCGGGTCGACGATCGGCGTCGCGGCCGTGGTCGGCTCGGGCGCGAAGATCGACGGCTCGGTGCTGTTCGACGGCGCGGCCGTCTCCGAGGGCGCGGTGGTCGAGCGTTCGGTGCTCGGGCACGGCGCGCGGGTCGGCGCCGGCGCGGTGCTGCGCGGGGTGGTGCTGGGCGACGGCGTGTCGGTCGGCGCCGGCTGCGAGCTGCTCGACGGCGCCCGGGTCTGGCCGGACACGGTGCTGCCGGACGGTTCCGTGCGGTTTTCGAGCGACGCGTAG
- a CDS encoding glycosyltransferase family 2 protein — protein MTEQTRYGDQLGVVTVTYFSGDTLERFLDTLEKATGRDVKVVVADTVSTDGAPEKAAQRANVHLLKIGENVGYGTGCNRGVAELDDSFGWIVIANPDLEWEPGSLDTLLEAAQRWPRGGAFGPLIHELDGTVYPSARLLPSFGRGIGHAVFGKVWPGNPWTRQYRQETGTPVERAAEWLSGSCLLLRREAFESVGGFDSRYFMYFEDVDLGDRLGKAGWLNVYVPSAGVMHLGGHSTSQASEKMLKAHHDSAYRYLADRHQGLLWKPVLAATKLGLALRLKLETR, from the coding sequence GTGACTGAGCAGACCCGCTACGGCGACCAACTCGGCGTCGTCACCGTGACGTACTTCTCCGGCGACACCCTCGAGCGCTTCCTCGACACCCTCGAGAAGGCCACCGGGCGCGATGTCAAGGTCGTCGTCGCCGACACCGTCTCGACCGATGGTGCTCCGGAAAAAGCCGCGCAGCGCGCGAACGTGCACCTGCTCAAGATCGGCGAGAACGTCGGCTACGGGACCGGCTGCAACCGCGGCGTCGCCGAGCTCGACGACTCCTTCGGGTGGATCGTCATCGCCAACCCCGACCTCGAATGGGAGCCCGGGTCGCTCGACACGCTGCTCGAGGCCGCCCAGCGGTGGCCGCGCGGCGGTGCCTTCGGGCCGCTCATCCACGAGCTCGACGGCACCGTCTACCCCTCCGCGCGGCTGCTGCCCTCCTTCGGCCGCGGTATCGGGCACGCCGTGTTCGGCAAGGTCTGGCCGGGCAACCCCTGGACCCGGCAGTACCGGCAGGAGACCGGGACGCCCGTCGAGCGCGCCGCCGAGTGGCTGTCCGGCTCGTGTCTGCTGCTGCGCCGGGAGGCGTTCGAGTCCGTCGGCGGCTTCGACTCGCGGTACTTCATGTACTTCGAAGACGTCGACCTCGGGGACCGGCTGGGCAAGGCCGGCTGGCTGAACGTGTACGTGCCCTCCGCCGGCGTCATGCACCTCGGCGGGCACTCGACGTCGCAGGCGTCGGAGAAGATGCTCAAAGCCCACCACGACAGCGCCTACCGCTACCTCGCCGACCGGCACCAGGGCCTGCTCTGGAAGCCGGTGCTGGCCGCGACGAAGCTCGGGCTCGCCCTGCGGCTGAAGCTGGAGACCCGCTAG
- a CDS encoding glycosyltransferase family 4 protein — translation MSDDPRVLIDATAVPADRGGVGRYVDSLVAALDADGARVTVVCQPRDLRLYDRLAPRSRIVPASPSTTTRTARLTWEQATLPRLVRRLGADVVHSPHYTMPLATSAASVVTLHDATFFTDAVLHSSVKARFFRAWTATALRRATLCVVPSVATAAELARVGPVRHASLEVIHHGVDTERFHPPSPSEVAAARAAVGLGRTPYVAFLGALEPRKNVPALIRGFARAVAGQRDAPALVLAGQPGWDTQVERALDAVPHRLRVIRAGYLPFGTLAGFLGGSELVAYPSLGEGFGLPVLEAMACGACVLTTRRLSLPEVGGDAVAYCGVGAGDVAAAISELLADRGRRAELATAAQQRAKEFSWATTAERHREAYAKAWSRHLRTR, via the coding sequence GTGAGCGATGATCCCCGGGTCCTGATCGACGCGACCGCGGTTCCCGCGGACCGCGGCGGGGTGGGCCGGTACGTGGATTCGCTCGTCGCGGCCCTGGACGCGGACGGCGCGCGCGTCACCGTCGTCTGCCAGCCCCGGGACCTGCGGCTTTACGATCGGCTGGCGCCGCGCTCACGGATCGTGCCCGCGTCGCCGTCGACGACCACCCGAACGGCGCGCCTGACCTGGGAACAGGCGACGCTGCCCCGGCTGGTGCGCCGCCTCGGCGCGGACGTCGTCCACTCGCCCCACTACACGATGCCGCTGGCCACGTCGGCGGCATCGGTCGTCACGCTGCACGACGCCACGTTCTTCACCGACGCGGTCCTGCACTCATCGGTGAAGGCCCGCTTCTTCCGGGCCTGGACGGCAACGGCGCTCCGGCGCGCGACGCTGTGCGTAGTGCCTTCGGTGGCGACGGCGGCGGAGCTGGCCAGGGTCGGCCCGGTGCGGCACGCGTCGCTGGAGGTCATTCACCACGGCGTCGACACCGAGCGTTTCCACCCGCCGTCCCCGTCGGAGGTGGCCGCGGCCCGGGCGGCGGTCGGGCTGGGCCGCACGCCGTACGTGGCGTTCCTGGGTGCGCTGGAGCCACGCAAGAACGTGCCGGCGCTGATCCGCGGGTTCGCGCGGGCGGTCGCCGGGCAGCGGGACGCGCCGGCGTTGGTGCTGGCGGGCCAGCCGGGCTGGGACACGCAGGTGGAGCGGGCACTGGACGCGGTCCCGCACCGGCTGCGCGTGATCCGGGCGGGGTACCTGCCGTTCGGCACGCTGGCGGGCTTCCTGGGCGGGTCGGAGCTGGTCGCGTACCCGTCGCTGGGCGAGGGCTTCGGGCTGCCGGTGCTGGAGGCGATGGCGTGCGGCGCGTGCGTGCTGACGACCCGCCGCCTGTCGTTGCCGGAGGTGGGCGGAGACGCGGTGGCGTACTGCGGAGTGGGGGCGGGCGACGTGGCGGCGGCGATCTCGGAGCTGCTGGCGGACCGGGGCCGTCGTGCCGAGCTGGCCACGGCGGCACAGCAGCGGGCGAAGGAGTTTTCCTGGGCCACGACGGCGGAGCGTCACCGGGAGGCGTACGCCAAGGCCTGGTCACGGCACCTGCGCACCCGCTGA